The following proteins come from a genomic window of Gordonia westfalica:
- a CDS encoding DNA adenine methylase: protein MLCGSAPPDAAVLSTKLSGVHDILFGVSGPETSRPGRAVGSSDVLARAQRFPRLRYMGSKYRLLPHLERTFAEIGGTTAVDAFSGSGVVSYLLKAQGFEVVSNDFLHFPHIITRASVANSSVRLEPELIEQICGPAADDRDYISSTFDGLYFTAEDRAFLDSAWSHIDALRGYRRDLAISALVLSAARKQPRGVFTFTDSTRYADGRRDLTMSLRDHFRLRAAADYNSTVFSNGCSNRSVQGDIFDLDLPWSTPPDLVYLDPPYAPPTDDNDYIKRYHFLEGLSAYWRGMTIMENTKTKKLPKRFTPFAYKRTIEDALLRTFEHFEDAGAIVLSYSSNALPGKDRIVDLLGKVKPSVEVIAIDHKYSFGTHAAATRRDVSEFLFVGRD, encoded by the coding sequence ATGTTGTGTGGTTCGGCACCGCCGGACGCAGCCGTGTTGTCCACGAAGCTGTCGGGGGTCCATGACATCCTTTTCGGTGTGAGTGGGCCAGAAACCTCCCGACCGGGACGAGCAGTCGGATCCAGTGACGTCCTGGCCCGCGCGCAGCGGTTTCCCAGGTTGCGGTACATGGGGTCGAAGTACCGGCTGCTGCCGCATCTCGAACGCACCTTCGCCGAGATCGGCGGGACCACGGCCGTCGATGCCTTCTCCGGGTCAGGTGTCGTGTCCTACCTGCTGAAGGCGCAGGGCTTCGAGGTCGTCAGCAACGACTTCCTGCATTTCCCGCACATCATCACGCGTGCCTCGGTGGCGAATTCGAGCGTCCGCCTCGAGCCGGAACTCATCGAACAGATCTGCGGACCGGCCGCCGACGACCGCGACTACATCTCCAGCACCTTCGACGGCCTGTACTTCACCGCCGAGGACCGGGCGTTCCTGGACTCGGCGTGGTCGCACATCGACGCGCTGCGCGGGTATCGCCGCGACCTGGCCATCTCGGCCCTCGTCCTGTCCGCTGCACGCAAGCAGCCGCGCGGGGTGTTCACCTTCACCGACTCGACGCGGTACGCCGACGGACGCCGCGACCTCACGATGTCGCTGCGCGACCATTTCCGTCTGCGCGCGGCGGCCGACTACAACTCCACCGTGTTCAGCAACGGATGCAGCAACCGGAGCGTCCAGGGCGACATCTTCGACCTCGACCTCCCGTGGTCGACGCCTCCGGATCTCGTCTACCTCGACCCTCCGTACGCGCCGCCCACCGACGACAACGACTACATCAAGCGCTACCACTTCCTCGAGGGACTCTCCGCGTACTGGCGCGGCATGACCATCATGGAGAACACCAAGACCAAGAAGCTGCCCAAGCGGTTCACCCCGTTCGCGTACAAGCGGACCATCGAGGACGCCCTGCTGCGCACCTTCGAACACTTCGAGGATGCCGGCGCGATCGTGCTGTCGTATTCGTCGAATGCGTTGCCCGGCAAGGACCGGATCGTCGATCTGCTGGGCAAGGTCAAGCCGTCGGTCGAGGTGATCGCCATCGATCACAAGTACAGCTTCGGGACGCACGCCGCGGCCACCCGTCGTGACGTCAGCGAGTTCCTGTTCGTCGGACGGGACTGA
- a CDS encoding sensor histidine kinase, which produces MTVSGPPPTASHARPQPTASHARPQPTAQARKRGVPLRFSLVALTLALVVVGLLASGVAVTSSMRQDLISRADEGLVNATRTWADPRSPANEPRSGPPGPRRPPSPYYVESTLQGPGGISAVSVYNQFDHSPDLTGLTGDNVGPVTVGSAEADGPQWRVIKHSNMFGTTVVATPMSDIDDTVSRLIWLQFAIGVVVVVLIGVLSYLLVRTSLRPLRRVEETAHAIAAGDLTRRVPPAAPNTEVGSLSDSLNTMLGQIQQAFATTAASERQARASEEEMRRFIADASHELRTPLTSIKGFAELYSQGGVPDVTDAMRRINDEAGRMNLLVEDLLMLARLDVQRPIATAPVDLLGLAADAVQSARVAAPERDIRLEVTPGDQPPVVSGDAPRLLQVLRNLIGNAVNHTPAEASITVGVAVDDSDGRSEAVLTVADTGQGLTPEDAEHVFERFYRGDESRHRGSGGGNGLGLSIVAALVEAHGGRVGVESTPGEGATFWVRLPLLS; this is translated from the coding sequence ATGACCGTCTCCGGGCCACCGCCGACGGCGTCTCATGCGCGGCCTCAGCCGACGGCGTCCCATGCGCGGCCACAGCCGACGGCGCAGGCGCGCAAGCGCGGTGTGCCGCTGCGGTTCTCCCTGGTCGCACTCACGCTCGCTCTCGTGGTCGTCGGGTTGCTGGCCTCCGGCGTGGCGGTCACCTCGTCGATGCGCCAGGACCTCATCTCCCGTGCGGACGAAGGACTGGTCAACGCCACGCGTACGTGGGCCGATCCGCGATCACCGGCCAACGAGCCGCGCTCCGGCCCGCCGGGGCCGCGCCGTCCGCCGTCGCCGTACTACGTGGAGTCGACTCTCCAAGGGCCGGGCGGTATCTCGGCGGTCAGTGTCTACAACCAGTTCGACCACTCGCCGGATCTGACCGGACTGACCGGTGACAACGTCGGACCGGTCACCGTCGGATCGGCCGAGGCGGATGGTCCGCAGTGGCGGGTGATCAAGCACAGCAACATGTTCGGCACCACCGTCGTGGCCACCCCGATGTCCGACATCGATGACACGGTGAGCAGGCTGATCTGGTTGCAGTTCGCCATCGGCGTCGTCGTCGTGGTGCTCATCGGGGTTCTCAGCTATCTGCTGGTGCGGACCAGTCTCCGCCCCCTCCGGAGGGTCGAGGAGACCGCACACGCGATCGCGGCCGGCGACCTCACGCGGCGAGTTCCGCCGGCCGCGCCCAACACCGAGGTCGGCAGCCTGTCGGATTCGCTGAACACGATGCTCGGCCAGATCCAGCAGGCCTTCGCCACCACCGCGGCGTCGGAACGACAGGCCCGCGCCTCCGAGGAGGAGATGCGACGCTTCATCGCCGACGCCAGCCACGAACTCCGTACCCCGTTGACGTCGATCAAGGGTTTCGCCGAACTCTATTCGCAGGGCGGCGTTCCCGACGTCACGGACGCGATGCGGCGGATCAACGACGAGGCGGGACGGATGAACCTGCTCGTCGAGGACCTGCTGATGCTGGCGCGTCTCGACGTGCAGCGTCCCATCGCCACGGCACCCGTCGACTTGCTGGGCCTGGCCGCCGACGCCGTGCAGTCGGCGCGGGTCGCCGCGCCCGAACGCGACATCCGGCTCGAGGTGACGCCCGGCGACCAACCGCCGGTGGTGTCCGGTGACGCGCCGAGGCTCCTGCAGGTGTTGCGCAACCTCATCGGCAACGCGGTCAACCACACGCCCGCCGAGGCATCCATCACGGTCGGGGTCGCGGTCGACGACTCGGATGGCAGGTCTGAGGCGGTGCTGACGGTCGCCGACACCGGACAAGGGCTGACCCCGGAGGATGCCGAGCACGTTTTCGAGCGGTTCTACCGCGGTGACGAGTCACGCCACCGTGGTTCGGGCGGTGGAAACGGCCTGGGGCTGTCCATCGTCGCCGCGCTCGTGGAAGCGCACGGCGGCCGGGTCGGCGTCGAATCGACGCCGGGTGAGGGCGCGACCTTCTGGGTTCGCCTGCCGCTCCTCAGCTGA
- a CDS encoding Fe-S protein, which yields MEVLRNVVILLHIVGFAVTFGTWVSQTVTREFRFTRVMDYGVLLSFITGLALAAPWPAGIDLNYPKIGIKLVILVALGAILGIGSARQKRTGEPVPRALFWSVGALSLLAAGLAVIW from the coding sequence ATGGAAGTACTACGCAACGTCGTAATCCTGCTACACATCGTCGGCTTCGCCGTGACCTTCGGAACGTGGGTCTCGCAGACCGTCACCCGCGAGTTCCGCTTCACCCGCGTCATGGACTACGGCGTGCTGCTGTCGTTCATCACCGGACTCGCGCTCGCCGCGCCGTGGCCGGCCGGCATCGACCTGAACTACCCGAAGATCGGCATCAAGCTGGTCATCCTCGTCGCCCTCGGCGCGATCCTCGGGATCGGCAGCGCGCGACAGAAGCGCACCGGCGAACCGGTGCCGCGTGCGCTGTTCTGGTCCGTCGGCGCGTTGTCGCTGCTCGCGGCCGGTCTCGCCGTCATCTGGTGA
- a CDS encoding HIT family protein, which translates to MASVFSMIINGDIPGRFVWKDGEAVAFLTIEPVTPGHVLVVPRNEVDHWEQMDSTLFAHLSGVAQKVGQAVKDAFDAPRIGLLIAGLEVPHVHIHVFQGLSLETFDLANANKNASPEDLDAAAEKIRASLRSLGYGEYVAD; encoded by the coding sequence ATGGCATCGGTTTTCAGCATGATCATCAACGGCGACATCCCCGGTCGATTCGTCTGGAAGGACGGCGAGGCCGTCGCATTCCTGACCATCGAGCCGGTCACCCCCGGCCACGTGCTGGTGGTGCCGCGCAACGAGGTCGACCACTGGGAGCAGATGGACAGCACGCTGTTCGCTCACCTCAGCGGCGTCGCGCAGAAGGTCGGTCAGGCCGTGAAGGACGCCTTCGACGCGCCGCGGATCGGTCTGCTCATCGCCGGCCTCGAGGTTCCCCACGTGCACATCCACGTCTTCCAGGGGCTCTCGCTCGAGACCTTCGACCTCGCGAACGCGAACAAGAACGCCAGCCCCGAGGACCTCGACGCCGCGGCCGAGAAGATCCGCGCCAGCCTGCGCTCGCTCGGCTACGGCGAGTACGTCGCCGACTGA
- a CDS encoding tyrosine-type recombinase/integrase, giving the protein MTSHVIEDWITHLYAEGKSNRTVKDRRIVLRRFERDIETPILAATTGQIAAWLGRDDLATVTRSVYHSILTAFYKWAIAVKLREDDPVAPIKAAKRPRRQPRPVTPDQYRRLLDGAADDPVTTAMLLLSGMQGLRVHEVARFHSRHLDVEARTIEVTGKGGASYVLPAAQPVIDHARKMPQTGFWFPSQRAKHLGGRTVSERIHLHMIRHRVPGTPHCLRHHFGTQLVSNGADLRVAQELLRHSSLQTTAIYVATSDDRKREAIDRLAA; this is encoded by the coding sequence ATGACATCCCACGTAATTGAGGACTGGATCACCCATCTCTACGCCGAGGGCAAATCGAACCGCACCGTGAAAGACCGCCGAATCGTTCTCCGCCGATTCGAACGCGATATCGAGACACCCATTCTCGCCGCCACCACCGGTCAAATCGCGGCATGGCTCGGACGTGACGACCTGGCCACCGTCACCCGATCCGTCTACCACTCGATCCTCACCGCGTTCTACAAGTGGGCCATCGCCGTCAAGCTCCGCGAGGACGACCCCGTCGCCCCCATCAAGGCGGCGAAGCGCCCGCGCCGGCAGCCGCGGCCCGTCACACCCGATCAGTACCGACGCCTCCTCGACGGCGCCGCCGACGACCCCGTCACCACCGCGATGCTGCTGCTCTCCGGGATGCAGGGACTTCGCGTGCACGAAGTCGCCCGCTTCCACTCCCGCCACCTCGACGTCGAGGCCCGCACGATCGAGGTCACCGGCAAAGGCGGCGCGTCGTACGTGCTGCCCGCCGCCCAGCCGGTGATCGACCACGCCCGGAAGATGCCGCAGACCGGATTTTGGTTCCCGTCACAGAGGGCGAAACACCTCGGTGGCCGTACCGTGTCCGAACGAATTCACCTGCACATGATTCGACATCGGGTCCCCGGTACGCCCCATTGTTTGCGCCACCACTTCGGCACCCAGCTCGTTTCGAACGGCGCCGACCTGCGTGTCGCCCAGGAGCTTCTTCGCCATTCCTCGTTGCAGACGACGGCGATTTACGTCGCCACTTCCGACGACAGGAAACGGGAAGCGATCGACCGGCTGGCGGCTTAA
- a CDS encoding DUF899 domain-containing protein, which yields MSDRLPPLTDHDTWAAALAELRVREKAATRELDAIAAQRRRLPMVEMPDYILTGLDGPIRLVDIFDGLSQLIVYNHMWTESEKYQCPGCTGYTTQFSRLDYLADYDARFVIITHGPIDEALAYKNRVGNRMDWYSSAGTSFSADVDAAPGEGFAINVFLRDGDTVYRTWHTTGRGTEQLGFTFGLLDVLPWGRQEEWQDSPAGWPQSPTYSRWRGSDAIAAAYGDATL from the coding sequence ATGAGCGATCGGCTTCCACCCCTGACCGACCACGACACCTGGGCCGCGGCCCTGGCGGAACTGCGCGTCCGCGAGAAAGCGGCCACCCGCGAACTCGACGCGATCGCCGCGCAGCGTCGCCGGCTGCCGATGGTCGAGATGCCTGACTACATCCTCACCGGACTCGACGGTCCGATCCGCCTCGTCGACATCTTCGACGGGCTTTCCCAGCTGATCGTCTACAACCACATGTGGACCGAGAGCGAGAAATATCAGTGCCCGGGCTGCACCGGGTACACGACGCAGTTCAGCCGTCTCGACTATCTCGCCGACTACGACGCCCGGTTCGTGATCATCACCCACGGACCGATCGACGAGGCGTTGGCCTACAAGAATCGCGTCGGCAACCGGATGGACTGGTACTCGTCGGCGGGCACGAGCTTCTCCGCGGACGTCGACGCCGCTCCGGGCGAGGGGTTCGCGATCAACGTATTCCTCCGCGACGGCGACACGGTCTACCGCACGTGGCACACGACCGGCCGCGGGACCGAACAACTCGGTTTCACGTTCGGGCTTCTCGACGTCCTGCCGTGGGGGCGTCAGGAGGAATGGCAGGACTCGCCCGCCGGGTGGCCTCAGAGCCCCACGTACTCACGGTGGCGCGGCTCGGACGCCATCGCCGCCGCCTACGGCGACGCCACGCTGTGA
- a CDS encoding wax ester/triacylglycerol synthase domain-containing protein: MTEYMRNSDAFTWAMESDPRLRSTVVTVILLERTPDWEATRSRFETISADLPMFRERVVYSPLSAPPRWVPYQDFDLDFHMRRVSAPAPGTVDTVLEMARIAAMEDFDRARPLWKATLVDGLADGGAAVVCKFHHALTDGVGAIEIAMRLFDLTEETDQPPAAPESALPSNDEAWWRDYLDSLRFDAARASNTVTGLVRSVPGLAFNTIRHPLATAGAAVETAASVYRTVRPVNDTGSSLMTDRSLVRHLDVHQVPLQQLRDAGHRGGGSLNDAFVAGVAGGLRLYHEKHGAEVGDLHLCMPVNLRTEDDAPGGNRITLMRFDVPVAEADPAQRIARIHRRTSRVRNERSLPYTQWIAGAMNLMPRWYIGSVLRHVDFLCSDVPGIPVPLYLCGARLRAQYAFGPTIGAAVNVTLLTYVDTCELGIDVDTGAIEDVDLFHACLVDGFDEVLALAR; encoded by the coding sequence ATGACCGAGTACATGCGCAACAGTGATGCTTTCACCTGGGCGATGGAGTCCGACCCGCGCCTGAGATCGACGGTCGTGACGGTGATCCTGCTGGAGCGCACACCCGACTGGGAAGCGACGCGCAGCCGGTTCGAGACCATCAGCGCCGACCTGCCGATGTTCCGCGAGCGCGTCGTCTACTCGCCGCTGTCGGCGCCGCCGCGGTGGGTCCCGTACCAGGATTTCGACCTCGACTTCCACATGCGCCGGGTCAGCGCACCCGCGCCGGGCACCGTCGACACCGTGCTGGAGATGGCGCGGATCGCCGCGATGGAGGACTTCGACCGCGCCCGTCCGTTGTGGAAGGCGACCCTGGTCGACGGTCTGGCCGACGGTGGTGCCGCGGTCGTCTGCAAGTTCCATCACGCGCTCACCGATGGTGTCGGCGCCATCGAGATCGCGATGCGGCTCTTCGACCTGACCGAGGAGACCGACCAGCCGCCGGCCGCACCCGAGTCCGCATTGCCGTCGAACGACGAGGCCTGGTGGCGGGACTATCTGGACTCCTTGCGATTCGACGCCGCCCGCGCGTCGAACACCGTGACGGGGCTCGTGAGATCGGTACCGGGTCTGGCGTTCAACACGATTCGCCATCCGCTCGCGACAGCCGGTGCCGCCGTCGAGACCGCCGCGTCGGTATACCGCACGGTTCGCCCGGTCAATGACACCGGATCGTCGCTGATGACGGACCGGTCGCTGGTCCGGCACCTCGACGTCCACCAGGTCCCGCTGCAGCAACTCCGCGACGCCGGGCATCGTGGCGGTGGTTCGCTCAACGACGCCTTCGTCGCCGGCGTCGCCGGAGGCCTCCGTCTGTACCACGAGAAGCACGGCGCCGAGGTCGGAGACCTTCATCTGTGCATGCCGGTGAATCTGCGCACCGAGGACGATGCCCCCGGCGGCAACCGGATCACCCTGATGAGGTTCGATGTGCCTGTCGCAGAGGCAGATCCGGCGCAGCGGATCGCCAGGATCCACCGGCGGACCTCACGTGTCCGCAACGAGCGTTCGCTGCCGTATACCCAGTGGATCGCCGGCGCCATGAACCTGATGCCGCGCTGGTACATCGGGTCGGTCCTGCGACACGTCGACTTCCTCTGCAGTGACGTCCCCGGTATCCCCGTGCCGCTCTACCTCTGCGGCGCCCGGCTGCGCGCCCAGTACGCTTTCGGCCCCACCATCGGGGCGGCGGTCAACGTCACCCTCCTCACCTACGTCGACACCTGCGAGTTGGGTATCGACGTGGACACCGGTGCGATCGAGGACGTCGATCTCTTCCACGCATGCCTCGTCGACGGGTTCGACGAGGTGCTCGCGCTGGCCCGGTGA
- a CDS encoding winged helix DNA-binding domain-containing protein: MPVRPRITDTQRRSRLMRRMHLDAASRASSAVEAAETMVGLHATTPSTVYLSAWARVDGLTRADIDTALYDDRTLVKHLAMRRTLFAFPRDVLAEAIGALGPRISASERTNMLRDLRRSPDVDDPEGWIEAAREAVLTELAGGESLTSTELRSRLPALDGSITFGEGKSWAGKSHFGPRVLNMLDASGDIVRGPNRFDWHLSRPAWTSMKVWLGETPDAPSVHDGHRALIERWLRTYGPGTEADLVWWLGSTKTAVRAALADLGTVEVDLDGGDLHGGGVGHVLPDDLPGDHGNGDDEDCEPQAVLLPELDPTTMGFKERGFYLGDHRPQIFDSVGNGGQTAWWDGRIVGGWYRRDDNSIAIHPLEPLPAAARRKLDARAEELAAWLGDTSMKIGYAAPYMRQR; the protein is encoded by the coding sequence ATGCCAGTGCGCCCGCGGATTACCGACACCCAGCGCCGGTCCCGGCTGATGCGCCGCATGCATCTCGACGCCGCGTCGCGAGCGTCGTCCGCCGTCGAAGCGGCCGAGACGATGGTCGGCCTCCACGCCACCACGCCGTCGACGGTGTACCTGTCCGCGTGGGCGCGCGTCGACGGCCTGACCCGTGCCGACATCGACACCGCGCTGTACGACGACCGGACCCTCGTCAAACATCTCGCGATGCGCCGGACCCTCTTCGCCTTCCCGCGCGACGTCCTGGCCGAGGCGATCGGCGCGCTCGGCCCCCGCATCTCGGCCTCCGAGCGCACCAACATGCTCCGCGATCTCCGGCGCAGCCCCGACGTCGACGACCCGGAGGGCTGGATCGAGGCCGCGCGGGAGGCGGTCCTCACCGAGCTTGCCGGCGGTGAGTCACTCACGTCGACCGAACTCCGCAGCCGGCTGCCCGCGCTCGACGGATCGATCACGTTCGGCGAGGGCAAGTCGTGGGCGGGCAAGAGCCATTTCGGCCCGCGGGTCCTCAACATGCTCGACGCGTCCGGCGACATCGTCCGCGGGCCCAACCGTTTCGACTGGCACCTGTCCCGCCCGGCGTGGACGTCGATGAAGGTGTGGCTCGGCGAGACCCCTGACGCGCCGAGCGTGCACGACGGACACCGGGCACTCATCGAACGCTGGCTGCGCACGTACGGTCCGGGCACCGAGGCCGACCTCGTGTGGTGGCTGGGCTCCACCAAGACCGCGGTGCGGGCCGCGCTCGCCGACCTCGGCACCGTCGAGGTCGATCTCGACGGTGGCGATCTGCACGGGGGCGGCGTCGGCCACGTGTTGCCCGACGACCTTCCCGGCGACCACGGCAACGGGGACGACGAGGACTGCGAACCACAAGCGGTGCTGCTGCCCGAACTCGACCCCACCACGATGGGTTTCAAGGAGCGCGGTTTCTACCTCGGCGACCACCGGCCCCAGATCTTCGACTCGGTGGGCAACGGTGGCCAGACCGCGTGGTGGGACGGCCGGATCGTGGGCGGCTGGTATCGCCGGGATGACAACTCGATCGCGATCCACCCGCTCGAACCCCTGCCGGCCGCGGCCCGGAGGAAACTCGACGCGCGGGCCGAGGAACTCGCGGCGTGGCTCGGCGACACCTCCATGAAGATCGGGTATGCCGCCCCGTACATGCGGCAACGATGA
- a CDS encoding RecQ family ATP-dependent DNA helicase, whose protein sequence is MVATLSPDQLTAANRVITSLAGEGAALREDQLRAVTALAGGEPGTPGARVLVVQATGWGKSAVYWSATAIIRAGGGGPTLIVSPLLSLMRDQVAAAARGGLSAATLNSSNVDEWSAIEAQLRAGDLDVLLVSPERLANPGFGRRVLDALAGNLGLLVIDEAHAVSDWGHDFRPDYRRVADVLRSVNPTTPVLATTATANARVTEDVAAQLDSGSDAPTLVLRGPLARKSLHLNVLDGLSPVQRYGWVAQSLTHLPGSGIVYVLTVADADRLVEAIRAVHGDSVEVAAYTGQLDADRRHELEDALLHNKVKALVATSALGMGYDKPDLGFVVHVGSPPSPVSYYQQVGRAGRALDDAVVMLLASQTDDRIWDHFATATIPDPDKMRDLLAALEAADEPQSVIQLEAATRFRRTRIELMLKQLAVDGVTDRTPDGWVATGKPWTYDAAHYDGVLAVRRREADIMRTYIAGRTCLMRLLTESLDDPQAADCGRCSVCRGALSEGLPDAVDAEIVRTVTSTLRRKASTLDPRKMWPGGEFGRRGRISADLLAHPGRVLAHADAPEWVEVLAAARNGDERALGELGDAAVATLSAWVRETGVRADVIVSLRLTGTTLAETLAEHLRTVGKRGGGTFPVRPGDPPTDATGAVEAAYWRDHLGDAPEVAGQNVMLVVDANSSGWPITLAAAALREAGANAVLPLLIHRTV, encoded by the coding sequence ATGGTTGCCACCCTCTCCCCCGACCAGCTGACCGCCGCCAACCGCGTCATCACCAGCCTGGCCGGTGAGGGCGCCGCGCTGCGCGAGGATCAGCTGCGGGCGGTCACCGCACTGGCCGGCGGTGAGCCCGGCACTCCCGGCGCACGGGTCCTGGTGGTCCAGGCGACCGGATGGGGCAAGTCGGCGGTCTACTGGTCGGCCACCGCGATCATCCGGGCCGGCGGCGGCGGGCCGACGCTCATCGTGTCCCCGCTGTTGTCGCTCATGCGCGACCAGGTGGCCGCCGCGGCCCGCGGGGGGCTCTCCGCGGCGACGCTGAACTCGTCGAACGTCGACGAGTGGTCGGCGATCGAGGCGCAGCTGCGGGCGGGAGATCTCGACGTCCTGCTGGTGTCACCGGAACGCCTCGCCAATCCCGGCTTCGGACGCCGCGTGCTCGACGCACTGGCGGGCAATCTCGGGCTGCTGGTGATCGACGAGGCGCATGCCGTCTCCGACTGGGGACACGACTTCCGGCCCGACTACCGTCGTGTCGCCGATGTACTCCGTTCGGTCAACCCGACGACGCCGGTCCTGGCCACCACCGCCACCGCCAACGCCCGCGTCACGGAGGACGTCGCCGCGCAGCTCGACTCCGGTTCCGACGCGCCGACGCTCGTCCTCCGCGGTCCCCTCGCCCGAAAGTCATTGCATCTCAACGTTCTCGACGGACTCTCGCCGGTGCAGCGATACGGCTGGGTGGCTCAGTCCCTCACCCATCTCCCGGGCTCGGGCATCGTCTACGTCCTCACCGTCGCCGACGCCGACCGGCTCGTCGAAGCCATCCGTGCGGTGCACGGGGACTCCGTCGAGGTCGCGGCCTACACCGGGCAGCTCGACGCCGACCGCCGGCACGAACTCGAAGATGCGTTGCTGCACAACAAGGTCAAGGCACTCGTGGCGACATCGGCGCTGGGGATGGGTTATGACAAGCCGGACCTGGGCTTCGTCGTGCACGTGGGTTCGCCGCCGTCGCCGGTCTCCTACTACCAGCAGGTGGGCCGTGCCGGGCGCGCGCTGGACGACGCCGTCGTGATGCTGCTGGCCTCACAGACCGACGACCGGATCTGGGATCACTTCGCCACCGCGACGATCCCCGATCCGGACAAGATGCGTGACCTCCTGGCGGCGCTGGAAGCCGCCGACGAGCCGCAGTCGGTCATCCAGCTCGAGGCCGCCACCCGCTTCCGCCGCACGCGAATCGAGTTGATGCTCAAGCAACTCGCCGTCGACGGCGTCACCGACCGCACCCCCGACGGCTGGGTCGCCACCGGCAAACCCTGGACCTACGACGCCGCCCACTACGACGGCGTACTCGCCGTCCGTCGCCGCGAGGCCGACATCATGCGCACCTACATCGCCGGGCGCACCTGCCTGATGCGTCTGCTGACCGAGTCGCTCGACGATCCGCAGGCAGCCGACTGCGGTCGCTGCTCGGTGTGCCGGGGCGCGCTGAGCGAGGGCCTTCCCGACGCCGTCGACGCCGAGATCGTCCGCACCGTGACGTCGACGCTGCGCCGCAAGGCATCGACCCTCGACCCGCGGAAGATGTGGCCCGGCGGCGAATTCGGCCGTCGCGGAAGGATTTCCGCCGACCTCCTCGCCCACCCCGGCCGCGTCCTGGCCCATGCCGACGCACCCGAATGGGTGGAGGTGCTGGCCGCGGCCCGCAACGGCGACGAGCGTGCACTCGGCGAACTCGGCGACGCAGCGGTCGCGACCCTCTCGGCCTGGGTGCGCGAGACCGGTGTCCGCGCCGACGTCATCGTGTCACTGCGTCTGACCGGCACCACCCTGGCCGAGACGCTCGCCGAGCATCTGCGCACGGTCGGCAAACGCGGCGGCGGAACGTTCCCCGTCCGCCCGGGCGATCCGCCCACCGACGCGACCGGCGCCGTCGAGGCCGCCTACTGGCGCGATCACCTCGGCGATGCGCCCGAGGTCGCCGGCCAGAACGTGATGCTCGTCGTCGACGCCAACAGTTCCGGCTGGCCGATCACCCTCGCCGCCGCGGCACTCCGCGAGGCCGGGGCGAACGCGGTGTTGCCGTTGCTGATCCACCGCACGGTCTGA
- a CDS encoding response regulator transcription factor → MSGPTKNDEARGAKVLVVDDEENIRELLSVSLKFQGYDVDTAADGPAAIDKCRSNKTDVLILDVMMPGMDGFGLLRRLRADGVEAPALFLSARDSVADKVNGLTIGGDDYVTKPFSLEEVVARLQVLLRRSGFDEEQKSSSRITFADIELDDETHEVFKAGKPVQLSPTEFTLLRYFMVNAGTVLSKPRILDHVWNYDFGGEVNVVESYVSYLRRKLDNGEKRLIHTLRGVGYVMREPRD, encoded by the coding sequence GTGAGTGGACCGACCAAGAACGACGAAGCGCGCGGCGCGAAGGTCCTCGTCGTCGACGACGAGGAGAACATCCGCGAGCTCTTGTCGGTGTCGCTGAAGTTCCAGGGATACGACGTCGACACCGCCGCCGACGGACCCGCCGCGATCGACAAGTGTCGCAGCAACAAAACCGACGTGCTGATCCTCGACGTGATGATGCCGGGCATGGACGGGTTCGGGCTGCTGCGGCGTCTCCGCGCGGACGGGGTCGAGGCACCCGCGCTGTTCCTGTCGGCCCGTGACTCGGTCGCGGACAAGGTCAACGGCCTGACGATCGGCGGCGACGACTACGTCACCAAGCCGTTCAGCCTGGAGGAGGTCGTCGCCCGGTTGCAGGTCCTGCTGCGACGCAGCGGATTCGACGAGGAACAGAAGTCCTCGTCGCGGATCACCTTCGCCGACATCGAACTCGACGACGAGACCCACGAGGTCTTCAAGGCCGGCAAACCGGTCCAGCTGTCACCGACCGAGTTCACCCTGCTGCGTTACTTCATGGTCAACGCGGGGACGGTGCTGTCCAAACCCCGCATCCTCGACCACGTGTGGAACTACGACTTCGGCGGCGAGGTCAACGTCGTCGAGTCCTATGTCTCCTACCTGCGTCGCAAACTCGACAACGGCGAGAAGCGTCTCATCCACACCCTGCGCGGTGTCGGCTACGTGATGCGCGAGCCGCGCGACTGA